The following DNA comes from Micromonospora chokoriensis.
CGGGCGCGTGATCGCGCGCAGTCCCCGCGGCCTCCGTCGTCATGCCCTGCTCCCGCCGGGGGCCACCCGTGTGCGCCCGGATCTCCCCATTTCCGAGGTTTCCATGTCTGTTCGACCAGCCCTCGTCGCCCATGACCTGGTGCGCGTCCGCGGCACCCGTCGAGTGCTCGACGGTGTCTCCCTGACCGCCGCGCCCGGCCGCCGGATCGGCCTGATCGGTGAGAACGGCACCGGCAAGACGACCCTGCTGCGGATCCTCGCCGGCGTCGACGACCCCGACGCCGGCACCGTCACCCGCCCGCCGGATGTCGGTTTCCTGCACCAGGAGATGCCCTTCACCCCGTCCGCGACCATCGCCACGGTCCTCGACGACGCACTGCGCGAAGCCCGCGCCGACCTCGCCGAGCTGGACCGGATCGGCACCGCCCTCGCCGCCGTCGCGGAGGGCGCCGAGGACCACGACCGGCTGCTGGCCGCGTACGGCGAGGTTCTGCAACGGGCGCAGGACCGCGACGCCTGGGACGCCGACCGGCGTGCCCGGAGCGTGCTCGACGGCCTCGGCCTCGGCGCGATACCCCACGGCCGGACGCTCGCCGCGCTCTCCGGTGGGCAACGTGGCCGCCTCGCCCTCGCGGCGATGCTGATCCGCCGGCCGGGCGCGCTGCTGCTCGACGAGCCCACCAACCACCTCGACGACGCGGCGGCCGCGTTCTGCGAGGACCAGCTCCGGGCCATGCCCGGGGTGGTCGTCCTGGCCAGTCACGACCGCGCGTTCCTGGACGCGGTCTGCACCGACGTCGTCGACCTCGACCCGGCGGTCGACGGGCCGGTCCGGCACGGCGGCGGCTACACCGCCTACCTGACCGCCAAGCGGGCCGAGGCGCAGCGCTGGCGTCGACGCTACGACGAGGAACAGGCGCAGCTCGCCGAACTGCGCGAGGCCACCGCCGTGACCGGGCGCCACGTCGCCCACGGGCGGGCACCCCGCGACAGCGAGAAGATGGGGTACGGGCACACCGCCGGCCGGGTGCAGAACCAGATCTCCCGCCGGGTCCGGGACGCCTCCCGTCGCCTGGAGGTGTTGCAGCGGCGCCAGGTCGCCGCGCCACCGGAGCCGTTGCGCTTCCGTCCGCCGGCAGCCGCGGCCGTGCCCGGCTCCGCGTCCGCCGCCGGTGTCGGCGACGAGCCGATCGTCACGGTACGGATGGTGGAGGTCCCCGGTCGGCTGCGGGTGGACCACCTCGTCGTGACGGCCGACGACAGACTGGTGGTCAGCGGTCCGAACGGTGCGGGAAAGTCGACTCTGCTCGCCGTCCTCGCCGGCCGGCTGCACGGCAGCGGCACCGTTCACCGACGGCCGGGCCTGCGCGTCGGGCTGCTCACCCAGGACACCGTCTTCGACGACCCACAACGGACGGCCCGGAGCGTCTACGCCGCCGCCGTCGGAGCGGAACGGGTCGAGGTGGTGCCG
Coding sequences within:
- a CDS encoding ABC-F family ATP-binding cassette domain-containing protein, whose translation is MSVRPALVAHDLVRVRGTRRVLDGVSLTAAPGRRIGLIGENGTGKTTLLRILAGVDDPDAGTVTRPPDVGFLHQEMPFTPSATIATVLDDALREARADLAELDRIGTALAAVAEGAEDHDRLLAAYGEVLQRAQDRDAWDADRRARSVLDGLGLGAIPHGRTLAALSGGQRGRLALAAMLIRRPGALLLDEPTNHLDDAAAAFCEDQLRAMPGVVVLASHDRAFLDAVCTDVVDLDPAVDGPVRHGGGYTAYLTAKRAEAQRWRRRYDEEQAQLAELREATAVTGRHVAHGRAPRDSEKMGYGHTAGRVQNQISRRVRDASRRLEVLQRRQVAAPPEPLRFRPPAAAAVPGSASAAGVGDEPIVTVRMVEVPGRLRVDHLVVTADDRLVVSGPNGAGKSTLLAVLAGRLHGSGTVHRRPGLRVGLLTQDTVFDDPQRTARSVYAAAVGAERVEVVPLSSLGLLASADLDRPVADLSVGQRRRLALAVLVADPPDLLLLDEPTNHLSPTLCDELEEALNTGPGAVVVASHDRRLRARWPGRELPLTPPPPTPAHARPPRPTSRPPR